One genomic window of Microcoleus sp. AS-A8 includes the following:
- a CDS encoding DNA polymerase III subunit gamma/tau — translation MSYEPLHHKYRPQTFANLVGQEAIATTLTNAILTERIAPAYLFSGPRGTGKTSSARILAKSLNCLKQDKPTESPCGHCDVCKSIASGAALDVIEIDAASNTGVDNIREIIERAQFAPVQCRYKVYVVDECHMLSTAAFNALLKTLEEPPKHVVFVLATTDPQRVLPTIISRCQRFDFRRIPLESMVGHLRHIASLENIDITPEALTLVAQVAQGGLRDAESLLDQLSLLPARVAVEQVWDLVGAVPERDLMALTKALASDNSEAVLDHCRHLMDKGREPLIVLQNLAGFYRDLLIAKTAPNRNDLVAVTPPTWTQLREFVQGIDVSTILQGQQHLKNSEAQIKNTTQPRLWLEVTLLGLLKSANPVPVASPPVFQTPAVSRQEPQTSRESSSSSASRHSASSQVPSPFPHSETPPPDPSTPSNSVVNAPSSLSQNPTTEQRGEIASTSVQTATTNASTENFTDSAQSWEANASKPTPEAIASSSNVEEIWQKVLSVLQPFATQALLRQHCHLLSFEGSIAHVGVSSLPLLELAQTKLPNIEAAFKAVYKSKVKVSLQTKAMNPNTTAAADKPSVQPIIEPTSQVTVSQRITNETSNQIARQVLSVLPEGERVAEVYAKTENTALLEKANFPIHQEHHRNVTTEAPAPLPSIESPQPLSVEPIDVDAGEIEKALGNLKLFFEGDIVDLSDDSSKREPASIQSWEFEDAIEKATQPLAVEQTQEDDQDKTRLIQRSTHYQWQEGELTALQNSQISKRLEELQWDEDEDIPF, via the coding sequence GTGAGTTACGAACCCTTACACCACAAGTATCGCCCTCAAACTTTTGCTAATTTGGTGGGGCAAGAGGCGATCGCGACGACCCTCACCAACGCCATCCTGACCGAACGAATTGCCCCAGCTTATCTGTTTAGTGGCCCCAGAGGTACGGGTAAAACGTCTAGTGCCCGCATTCTGGCAAAATCCCTCAACTGTTTAAAACAAGATAAGCCGACAGAGTCACCTTGTGGTCATTGTGACGTCTGCAAGAGTATCGCCTCAGGTGCCGCCCTCGATGTGATTGAAATTGACGCCGCGAGTAACACGGGCGTCGATAACATTCGAGAGATTATCGAACGTGCCCAATTTGCACCCGTTCAATGTCGCTACAAAGTGTATGTGGTAGACGAATGTCACATGCTCAGCACCGCCGCGTTCAATGCCTTGCTGAAGACGCTAGAGGAGCCACCCAAGCATGTCGTATTTGTGCTAGCCACAACTGACCCTCAGCGCGTGCTGCCAACCATTATCTCACGCTGCCAACGGTTCGATTTTCGCCGTATCCCCTTGGAGTCCATGGTGGGGCATTTGCGGCATATTGCGTCCCTAGAAAACATCGATATTACTCCTGAAGCCTTAACCTTAGTCGCACAAGTGGCTCAAGGGGGACTCCGAGATGCCGAAAGTCTCCTGGATCAGCTCAGTTTGTTGCCTGCACGCGTGGCAGTAGAGCAAGTCTGGGATTTGGTGGGAGCCGTGCCAGAACGAGATTTGATGGCACTCACCAAAGCTCTAGCCTCCGACAATTCAGAAGCGGTTCTCGACCATTGCCGCCACCTGATGGATAAAGGACGGGAGCCTCTGATTGTCCTACAAAATCTGGCGGGTTTTTATCGAGATTTACTCATTGCTAAAACTGCTCCTAATCGTAATGACTTAGTTGCCGTAACGCCCCCAACTTGGACTCAACTGCGTGAGTTTGTACAAGGCATCGATGTCTCCACGATTTTGCAAGGTCAACAGCATCTTAAAAACAGTGAAGCTCAAATCAAAAATACCACTCAACCGCGCTTGTGGTTAGAAGTTACCCTATTAGGCTTACTGAAATCTGCGAATCCTGTCCCTGTCGCCAGCCCCCCTGTGTTCCAGACGCCAGCCGTGAGCAGACAGGAGCCTCAAACCTCTCGCGAATCTTCATCATCCAGTGCCTCACGTCACTCGGCTTCCAGCCAAGTGCCTTCCCCATTCCCTCACAGCGAGACACCACCTCCTGATCCATCGACTCCCTCAAATTCGGTTGTTAACGCACCATCTTCTTTATCTCAAAATCCGACAACTGAACAGAGGGGAGAGATAGCCTCAACCTCGGTTCAAACCGCTACGACAAACGCATCTACTGAGAATTTTACAGATTCTGCACAGTCGTGGGAAGCCAATGCCTCAAAGCCCACCCCAGAGGCGATCGCCTCTTCTTCTAATGTCGAGGAAATCTGGCAAAAGGTACTTTCAGTACTTCAACCCTTTGCTACACAAGCCTTATTACGTCAGCATTGTCACTTGTTAAGCTTTGAGGGGTCAATTGCCCATGTTGGCGTTAGTTCACTGCCTCTATTGGAGCTAGCTCAAACAAAATTACCGAACATTGAAGCCGCGTTTAAAGCGGTTTACAAATCCAAGGTGAAGGTAAGCCTACAAACGAAGGCAATGAATCCTAACACCACAGCGGCTGCTGATAAACCAAGTGTTCAACCTATCATTGAGCCAACATCACAAGTTACGGTTAGCCAACGTATTACCAACGAAACCTCTAACCAAATAGCAAGGCAGGTATTATCGGTACTCCCAGAGGGAGAAAGAGTCGCTGAAGTTTATGCCAAAACCGAAAATACTGCCCTCTTGGAAAAAGCAAATTTCCCCATTCATCAAGAGCATCACCGTAATGTCACAACAGAGGCTCCTGCGCCTTTACCATCCATTGAATCTCCACAGCCGCTCTCAGTCGAACCTATAGATGTAGATGCGGGAGAAATTGAGAAAGCGCTGGGAAACCTCAAGTTATTTTTTGAGGGAGATATTGTCGATTTAAGTGATGATTCCAGCAAGCGTGAACCTGCAAGTATTCAGTCCTGGGAATTCGAGGACGCTATAGAAAAGGCGACTCAGCCTCTAGCGGTAGAGCAAACACAAGAAGATGATCAGGATAAAACTCGTTTAATTCAAAGATCCACTCATTACCAGTGGCAAGAGGGCGAGTTAACAGCCCTCCAAAATTCCCAAATCTCGAAGCGGTTGGAGGAGTTGCAATGGGATGAAGACGAAGATATTCCGTTCTAG
- a CDS encoding glycosyltransferase family 2 protein, with protein sequence MPENYWSEDESGSELDPISSLLSDFEEEEFENDFFFQGLEGRRQKAAVVLTFLWGGIILLHLVSWGSYLIWGLTALLGIQAVRFLFARPRKTPEPLWDDAQANLPFVSLLVAAKNEEAVITNLVKMLCNLDYPKSRYEVWVIDDYSTDKTPALLDQLATEYTQLKVLHRSEGAGGGKSGALNQVLPLTKGEIVGVFDADARVPKDVLRGMLPLFGKPQVGAVQVRKAIANASVNFWTRGQMAEMALDTFIQQQRIAIGGIGELRGNGQFVRRAALERCGGWNEQTITDDLDLTIRLHLDKWDIQFLDFPPVEEEGVTTAVALWHQRNRWGEGGYQRYLDYWRLIVSNRMGTLKTLDLFSFMIIQYLLPAAALPDFLMALARHNPPVLTPLSGLALTLPAIGMFVGLLRTKRNEPFNISTGLVTLLQTLRGTFYMFHWMLVIGGMTARISVRPKRLKWVKTVHQGTDEETLEFEANR encoded by the coding sequence ATGCCGGAGAATTACTGGTCAGAAGATGAGTCTGGTAGTGAACTAGACCCGATTAGCTCACTGTTATCGGATTTCGAGGAGGAAGAATTTGAAAATGACTTCTTCTTTCAAGGGCTAGAAGGACGCCGACAGAAAGCGGCTGTGGTACTCACCTTCCTATGGGGAGGAATTATCTTACTTCATTTAGTGTCCTGGGGTTCTTACTTAATTTGGGGCTTAACAGCGCTATTAGGGATTCAGGCGGTACGGTTCTTGTTCGCTCGACCCCGAAAGACGCCTGAACCACTCTGGGATGATGCTCAGGCAAATTTACCGTTTGTGTCTCTCCTCGTGGCAGCCAAAAATGAAGAGGCTGTGATCACGAATCTCGTCAAAATGCTGTGTAATTTAGATTACCCTAAAAGTCGTTATGAAGTCTGGGTAATCGACGATTACAGCACTGATAAAACACCTGCCTTATTAGACCAGTTAGCGACAGAATACACCCAGTTGAAAGTTTTGCATCGGAGTGAGGGGGCCGGGGGCGGCAAATCAGGCGCACTCAATCAGGTTTTGCCCCTCACCAAGGGCGAGATTGTTGGGGTATTTGATGCCGATGCTAGGGTACCGAAAGATGTATTGCGGGGTATGCTGCCCTTATTTGGCAAGCCGCAAGTCGGTGCTGTGCAGGTTCGGAAAGCGATCGCGAATGCTTCGGTAAATTTCTGGACACGAGGGCAGATGGCCGAAATGGCTCTCGATACCTTTATCCAACAGCAGCGCATCGCCATTGGTGGCATAGGAGAATTGCGGGGTAACGGTCAATTTGTGCGTCGAGCCGCTTTAGAGCGTTGCGGGGGTTGGAACGAACAAACCATCACGGACGACTTGGATTTGACCATTCGCTTGCACTTGGACAAGTGGGATATCCAGTTTCTGGACTTCCCGCCTGTGGAAGAAGAAGGTGTGACAACAGCCGTAGCGCTGTGGCATCAGCGCAACCGTTGGGGAGAAGGAGGATATCAGCGCTATCTAGACTACTGGCGATTGATTGTTAGTAATCGGATGGGCACATTAAAAACACTGGATTTGTTCTCGTTCATGATTATCCAGTACCTGTTGCCAGCAGCAGCCTTACCCGATTTTTTAATGGCTCTGGCTCGTCACAATCCACCGGTTCTTACCCCTCTGAGCGGATTGGCTCTCACGCTGCCCGCGATCGGAATGTTCGTTGGACTGTTACGCACCAAACGTAACGAACCCTTTAATATTTCGACCGGGTTAGTTACCCTCTTGCAGACACTACGCGGCACCTTTTACATGTTTCACTGGATGCTCGTGATTGGCGGGATGACAGCGCGAATTTCTGTGCGCCCCAAGCGGCTTAAATGGGTGAAAACAGTACATCAAGGTACTGACGAAGAAACCTTGGAGTTTGAAGCGAATCGCTAG
- a CDS encoding bifunctional sterol desaturase/short chain dehydrogenase, giving the protein MVTSLMAMTAWGLGSVLWAEVVRDFYHLLAHYWTPLYRLHVWHHRVFRPDLTAVSDTIYREAHWRNDVPEALVMLLLGLLLWGVAYTFAPEQHWAALLGCLYTLSFLFSAIARGSGIKWAEELTDVTHRPGQFLTPPSRWFVNRTYHWRHHFDNQKAYYCGTLTLVDQLMGTALSLKGKTVAVTGASGTLGRALLATLHERGAKVMALTSREQSVSLTVKGENLPVKTMTWQVGQESDLAAILETVDILILNHGINVHGERTADAIAQSYEINTFSSWRLMELFFSTVRTNEEMATKEVWVNTSEAEASPAFSPLYELSKRALGDLVTLRRLDAPCVVRKLILGPFKSNLNPIGVMSGDWVAKQIVNLAVRDVRNIIVTINPLTFVTFPIKQFFVGLYFKLFSRRADLQDVKSGVVSGNL; this is encoded by the coding sequence ATGGTGACTTCGTTGATGGCGATGACAGCGTGGGGACTGGGTTCTGTCTTGTGGGCAGAAGTAGTGCGAGACTTTTACCACCTCTTGGCTCATTATTGGACTCCTCTGTATCGGCTACATGTGTGGCATCACCGCGTTTTTCGTCCGGATTTAACGGCTGTCAGTGACACGATTTATCGGGAAGCGCATTGGCGCAATGACGTGCCAGAAGCCCTAGTCATGTTGCTGTTGGGGTTATTGCTGTGGGGGGTTGCCTATACCTTCGCACCAGAGCAGCATTGGGCGGCTTTATTGGGTTGTCTTTATACACTTAGCTTTTTATTCAGTGCCATCGCACGGGGAAGTGGGATTAAATGGGCTGAGGAATTAACCGATGTCACCCACCGTCCCGGACAATTTCTGACTCCACCGTCTCGTTGGTTCGTCAATCGCACCTATCACTGGCGACATCACTTTGATAACCAAAAGGCTTACTATTGCGGTACGTTGACGTTAGTGGATCAGCTCATGGGAACAGCTCTTTCGCTTAAAGGTAAAACCGTGGCGGTGACTGGAGCATCTGGAACTCTGGGGCGAGCACTTCTGGCTACTCTTCATGAACGTGGGGCGAAAGTTATGGCTCTTACCTCTAGGGAGCAATCTGTTAGCCTAACCGTGAAAGGTGAAAATCTGCCCGTCAAAACAATGACTTGGCAGGTAGGACAAGAATCTGACTTGGCAGCCATTTTGGAAACTGTAGATATTCTGATTCTTAATCACGGAATTAACGTGCATGGGGAGAGGACGGCAGATGCGATCGCACAATCTTATGAAATTAATACCTTTTCCAGTTGGCGGTTAATGGAACTGTTTTTTAGCACTGTCCGCACCAACGAAGAGATGGCAACCAAAGAAGTTTGGGTGAATACCTCAGAAGCCGAAGCCTCTCCTGCGTTTAGTCCCCTGTACGAACTCAGCAAACGGGCACTAGGAGACTTGGTAACCCTGCGGCGTCTGGATGCGCCCTGTGTGGTGCGAAAACTGATTTTAGGGCCATTTAAGAGTAATCTCAATCCGATTGGGGTGATGTCAGGAGATTGGGTAGCAAAGCAAATTGTCAATCTGGCGGTTCGAGATGTGCGGAATATTATCGTTACGATTAATCCTTTAACCTTTGTGACGTTTCCGATCAAACAATTTTTTGTTGGTCTTTATTTCAAACTGTTCAGTCGCCGTGCTGATTTACAAGATGTTAAGTCAGGTGTAGTTTCGGGGAATTTGTAA